One Synergistaceae bacterium genomic region harbors:
- a CDS encoding arsenate reductase family protein codes for MLFVCYPKCSTCQKARKWLESKGIDCELRDIKTNNPNAEEIRKWHALSGLPLKKFFNTSGNVYKNLNLRDRLPEMSESDQIRLLATDGLLVKRPLLIGDDFALVGFRESEWEARLKEKGC; via the coding sequence ATGCTGTTTGTCTGTTATCCCAAATGCAGCACCTGTCAGAAGGCGCGCAAATGGCTGGAATCAAAGGGAATCGACTGCGAGCTTCGAGACATCAAAACGAACAACCCCAACGCCGAGGAAATTCGAAAATGGCACGCCCTCAGCGGTCTGCCGCTGAAAAAATTCTTCAACACCAGCGGCAACGTCTACAAAAACCTGAACCTCAGGGACAGGCTGCCGGAAATGAGCGAATCCGACCAGATCCGCCTGCTGGCCACGGACGGACTTCTGGTGAAACGCCCCCTCCTGATCGGCGACGACTTCGCGCTGGTGGGCTTCCGGGAAAGCGAGTGGGAGGCCCGTCTGAAGGAAAAGGGTTGTTGA
- a CDS encoding YgeY family selenium metabolism-linked hydrolase: MLSENRKKMLRELCQDAIRTKSPSGREEGVASLLGKTMRKLGFARVETDRLGNVVGQIPLGGGGKRLLLEGHMDHVGPGDLSKWVHDPWGAEIEDGKLYGRGTSDMKGNLCAMLMAAAFVAEDEGGTLRGEILVAGSVHEECFEGVASEEIGKKWRPDGVIIGEASSLNLKRGQKGRAEVLVETLGKPAHSSRPSAGINAVKKMSRLIMDLEKNFVPPVHPVLGDGILEVTDIVSSPWPGASVIPERCRATFDRRLLPGESEADVLEPLERIFERLTKEDPTFQARAVLAAGREKCCTGADIEATRFAPGWILEENHPFVQKALEGLRSVGQNPELSHYTFCTNGSYYAGKAGIPTLGYGGSLEALAHTTDEYIELEQLYAACEGYCGIIRAILKQ, translated from the coding sequence GTGCTGTCTGAAAACAGAAAAAAAATGCTGAGGGAGCTCTGCCAGGATGCTATTCGCACAAAAAGCCCCTCCGGCCGGGAAGAGGGCGTCGCGTCCCTGCTTGGCAAGACCATGAGGAAGCTGGGTTTCGCCAGGGTGGAAACCGACCGTCTGGGAAACGTTGTGGGGCAAATCCCCTTGGGCGGGGGCGGAAAGCGGCTTCTTCTGGAGGGGCACATGGACCACGTGGGGCCGGGCGACCTTTCGAAGTGGGTTCACGACCCCTGGGGCGCGGAAATCGAGGACGGAAAACTCTACGGCAGAGGAACCAGCGACATGAAGGGGAACCTCTGCGCCATGCTCATGGCCGCCGCTTTCGTGGCGGAGGATGAGGGCGGCACGCTCCGGGGGGAAATTCTGGTCGCCGGCAGCGTGCACGAGGAATGTTTCGAGGGGGTGGCCTCCGAAGAAATCGGGAAAAAATGGCGTCCGGACGGGGTCATTATCGGCGAGGCCTCAAGCCTGAACCTGAAGCGGGGACAAAAGGGCCGGGCCGAAGTTCTGGTGGAAACCCTGGGGAAGCCGGCCCATTCCTCCCGACCCTCGGCGGGGATCAACGCCGTCAAAAAAATGTCCCGCCTCATTATGGACCTCGAAAAAAATTTCGTTCCTCCGGTTCATCCCGTTCTGGGGGACGGAATTTTGGAGGTGACCGACATCGTCTCCTCCCCCTGGCCCGGCGCTTCCGTCATTCCCGAAAGGTGCAGGGCCACCTTCGACAGACGCCTTTTGCCCGGAGAAAGCGAGGCCGACGTTCTGGAGCCTCTGGAGCGCATTTTCGAACGCCTCACAAAAGAAGACCCCACGTTTCAGGCCCGGGCCGTTCTCGCCGCGGGACGCGAAAAATGCTGCACCGGAGCCGACATTGAGGCGACGCGATTCGCCCCCGGCTGGATTCTGGAGGAAAATCACCCCTTCGTGCAAAAAGCCCTGGAGGGTCTGCGTTCCGTCGGGCAGAACCCGGAGCTGTCCCACTATACCTTCTGCACCAACGGCTCTTATTACGCGGGGAAAGCCGGCATTCCCACCCTTGGATACGGCGGCTCTCTGGAGGCTCTGGCCCACACGACGGACGAGTATATCGAGCTTGAACAGCTTTACGCCGCCTGCGAAGGATACTGCGGCATCATTCGCGCCATTTTAAAACAATAA